The nucleotide sequence CACTATCGAATACCATACCAACAACGCAACATCTGAACAATCACACCTTGAATCTATTGATATTAAAAAATCTCTCAAATTGGAAAATCAAAATAAATCAACTAACCATATTCCATCAAAACCAGAACCTCAACCAGACAACTTTGTTAGCATTCATGTAGACAAAATTGATTTACGGACAGCCAGAAAAATTGCCACTGCCATAAAAAAAGCTTCAAAATCCAATCCTGACTTAATTATCAAACAAAAAGTTAACAATAAATGTGTTCCTTTAGCCTGGTTGCAAGCACAGATTAAGCATCGTTTAGAAATGGCACCAGAAATCGTCACACCCATTATTAGAGAATTGGCTCATACTGCTTTTACATCTGCTCAAGAGAATATTCAGCATTCTAACATTGCAAAAACAGGTAAACGTAAAGTCAGTTAATCATATAAAGAAAAGAGAGGAATATCGATAGTATTACCTCTCTTTAATAGTTTCAGGACTTACGCCAAAATCGCCAAAAAGCTTAATTTATCCAACCGCCAAGAACGCCTTCTCTACGAGACACTACGTGTAGCTTGCTTCCTCGTAGAAAAGAATTTGTAGAATATGCGTAAGTCCTAAGTTTTTCAAATCTTTGTATAAAACTAAATATTTTGAAGTTGGTACATATACAAGCTATCGCTTCTAGGTGAGAAATTAAAATTTAATTCATTATGGCTACAAACTTAATAAATACAAATAATATTAGTGTTTCTACCCCACAATATACTCTTGTTTCCAATGTTTCAACTCTTAATTCTGCTCTCCAACCTCTGTTTCAGGCAGAAGTTTTAGCCATAGATTGTGAAACAACAGGACTTGACCCTCTAACTGATTCTATTAGACTGATTCAAATAGCTGCACCAAACCATCCAGTAGTGCTGATTGATTTACCGGCTATTCCCAAAAGCGATCGCCAACTGCTCAAAAAACTGCTTTGTAATTCTGCTGTCAAAATTGCACATAATGCCAAGTTCGACTGGCAATTTCTCACACTCGCAGGACTTAAACCCTCTGGTCAATTCTTTGATACCCAACTTGCTTATAAAGTTCTAACCGCAGGATTAAAAACAAGCTCATCCTTACAAAATATAGCTAAAAAGCTACTACATCTTCAACTAGATAAAACTCAACAAATCAGCGATTGGTGTAAACCTCTTACTAAGGTTCAATTGCAATATGCTGCCGTAGATGCTGCCATATTACTTGACATTTACCCAATTCTCCTCAAGAAGTTAAAGCAGGCAAAATTACTCAAAATTGCCCAACTGGAATTTCAGTGTATGCCTGTTGTCGCTCAAATGGAACTTAATGGGATGCTATTTGACTTGTCTCGATGGCAGATACTGGGTGCAAAACTAGAAGCTGAAAAAACAGATGCTTTAAGCCAACTCAAGCAACTCCGTGTTGCTAGCTCCCAGATGTCATTGCTGCCAGAACTGACAGATACAGTAAACCCGAATTCACCTCAGCAAGTTTTGGCTGCTCTCCAAGCTATTGGCATCCAAATAAACTCAACTAATCAAAGTAAATTAGTTTCTTTAGCTGCACAGTATCCCATAATTCAAGCATTGCTAGATTACCGCCGTCTATCCAAAATTATCGGCACTTTTACTGATAAACTACCCCAGCATATCCACCCCAAAACTGGGAGAATTCATCCCAACTATTATCAATTAGGGGCAAAATCCGGTAGATTTTCTTGCCGCAAACCACCTCTACAAAATATTCCCCGTGATGAAGCAGCTCGTAGCTGCTTTATTGCTGCCCCTGGCTATAAAATTATCAAAGCCGATTACTCCCAAATAGAACTACGAATTATGGCTCGGCTTAGTGGTGATACAAAGATGTGCCAAGTCTATCGCCAGGGGGCTGACTTACATCGATTAACAGCATCTCTAGTAACTGGAAAATATATCAATGAAGTGACCGAGGAAGACCGCAGACTAGCAAAAGCAATAAACTTTGGATTGATTTTCGGTATGGGCGCTGCCAAACTCCAAATTTATGCCCAAGTAAAATATGGAGTAGGAATGACATTAGAACAAGCAAAAGCTTTCTCTAAACGATTCTTTGAAGCTTATCCTGGAATAGCTAGGTGGCATGAAAACATCAAACGTAAATACATCCAAGGCATTAAGGAAAGTCGTACACTAGCAAATAGACGACGGAGATGGGTAAACAAGCCCCGACTATCAGAGCTATTTAACCATCCAGTACAAGGTTTAAATGCCGACATCAACAAATTAGCTATGGTAAAACTTTCAATTCCATTAGCTAAATTCAGAACAAAACTCATCTGTGTAAGACATGATGAAATTGTACTGGAATGTCCAGAGACTGAAGTTGACCAAGTTAGCCATATATTACACAATTGTATGGTTGCTGCTGCCCAAAAGTTTCTCAGCCCTATTCCAGTTGTTATAGATATTAAAACATCAAATAGCTGGTGAACTACCCCAACTTGCCGAGTCCGGGCGGCACGTTTTGGGGGGAATCTTCCTCCTAAAAGCAGGATAGCTGAAGTTGAATTCGCAGTCAAGCTATTCTGAGAAAATTTGTCAAAAACTCAACTGCCCTTTTCCCCGCAAGAGATTGTGCAAAAATGTGGTTAGAGGGCGTTTTGTTTTTGTCCCGAAGCACCCTATGCACTATTTCTGGCTATTCCTGAATCGGTATTTTAGCGATTATAAATAACGGAACTATTTTAACTATATCTGCTTACGCAGATTTAGAGTGAATCAAGAGTTTAAAACCCGCTTACTTGTGTTTTCTTTGGGTGTCTATAAACTCTGTGACTGACAAATACCTGATGTAACAAATGAGTTAAAATATTTACCTATTTGAGGTGTATTAATGTCTAATCCCCGGATTTTAGGGGCAAGAGAAATTCATCTAATTTCACTCTACAGTCACTGGGAATTTGGTATGAAACCAGAAGAATTTTATGCCAAATGGGATGTGAGTTATGAACAAATTGCCTTAATATGCTGTCGTTCTGATTCTACGGTCAGAGGTTGGTTTAAGCAAGGTAAATTTAGACGCTATCCTCAGCCTAATGATTTACGACATTTGGCATTCATGAACTTTTTGCTGGAACATTTTGAAGAAGTTCCCGAACAACTTTGGCAATTGCTATGTCTGACTCATTCGCCTTGATCTCAATAACATTTCTATTCTACATATAGCAATCCGGTTTGATTACTGAAAGGTTTTTAAAACAAAGCTTTGCCCTGCAAGGTTTTCAGACTCAGTATACTTTCTTTCATTCCAGTCGGAACGCTATATATCTGTCCAATAAATCTAATACACACATAATTCTAATTGTCAATATCAATTTGACCTGTCTTTGAGTATACCTCCTCGTTTAAGGTAAAATTTGGCGATTTAAAAGCACATAGCATGGTTATTTTACAGCATTTTTAAGGGGTAGAATATGACTTATTCTGAGCAATTAAAACCGTGGTGTATTGTCCGTGATATTCCCAATCAAGAAAATATTGTTGTGAAAAGATTCCGCCGACGTGATGATGCTGTTGCTTATCTGCAAGTGTTGAGGCAGTCAGGGAGAGATATTGCTTTCCAAATCATTTTTAAGGCTCAAAATATCAATATTCCACAGGATAATGAAGCTTTGAACGGTTCGTTTTGAGAAGATTTGAAAATCATAAAAATACTAACTTATGGGATGATATAATCCCGTATTTTCGTTAAAATTCCACACCATACGCCACTACGCCAGTAATATAAATGTTAAAACTGTAGTCTCAAAAATTAATGGTTTGTAGCAATTTTTCAAACAAGGGATCGCCAAAATTCATTAAACGTAGTGAAGGCATTTCATCAAAAATATTAGGGTAAAAAGTAACTGTGTAATTCTGCCCTTTATAATTCAGTTGCCAAGTACCTTCACTCCTTCTCTCAAACTGCACACCACTGGTTGTTAAAATTGCTGAGTTGGTGAATAACTGCTCAATAGTTTCTGGCGTAAAAGGAGTAGAGGGGATTGGTTTTTGAATTTCTGCTAAATCAGCTTCCAAGTCAATCGCTACCATTTCTTCTATAGCTAGACGAGGTGGTGGGCTGTCTAATACAGAATCGAATTGAGACATTAAAACATCCTCTTCTTCTGGATCAGCGCTCATAACAGCCCGTTCAATAAAGGTAGGGACTTGGGCTAGAATCGGTTGGAGATTGCCCACGACTGTAGCAAAAGCATTAATGCGATCGCGCAATTTTTTATAAACCTTCGCTTCTACAGTGCCATCATAGTAAAAATTGTGGATTCGCACAGTAGAATACCTTTGACCAATGCGGTCGATTCTCCCAATGCGCTGTTCGACCCGCATGGGATTCCAAGGCATATCGTAATTAATCAACACACCGCAATTTTGCAAGTTCAAACCTTCAGAAGCGGATTCTGTACACAGGAGAATTTTGATTTCATCTTGGCGAAATCGGCGTTTAATTTCTTCCTTGGGAACTAGACACCACTCTCCATTCTGATACAGTTCCCCACCACGACCTGAGTAACAAGCTACTTGGCTACCGTACAACTCCTTCAATGTATCCCGTAGATAGTCCATCGTGTCAGTGTATTGAGTGAAAACGATCGCACTCTCTCTTTGGGTTAATTCTTGACGCAGAATTTGAATGAAACGGGAAAGCTTGGTATCTTCTCCGGTGTTTTCAAACTGGTGTAATAATTCTTCGAGGTATTGAATTTCCTGGGGATCTATTGGTTCAAAGAAAGATTCCAACCCAGCAATCACTGTATCATCGGCATCGTCTACATCTGCTAAATCGTCTTCGCTTAAAACACTTACGTGCTGAGTTAACAGATAATCCAAACGGCGTTGCAGAGATGATTTAATAGCATAAAATGAACTGGTCAGGCGCTTGCGGTACAGAGTCATCAAGAAACCCAGACAAGAACGCTTATCTTTTTGGGCCAGTCGATAAAAATGACGCACGTAGTTACTGACAGCTCTATAAAGTGGTATTTCTCGTTGTGATTCCAGCACAATAGCATTATCTTGCACAACTCTTGTGGGAATATCCTTCTCTAAAAGCCCCCTTTTATAGTATTGTCGGAGGGTGTCGCGGGTGTGGCGGAACATCAAGTCTTTTAGGGGCGTGTTCACTGTCAAGTATTGGCGTGAGGTGTCGATAAAGTCTTCATCTGCCAATAATTGTTTGTGATTGGAGATTTTCTTACCCCGTTGCCAAGTATCCTGCATTTTGTAAGCAAGAATGCGATCGCTCTTAGTCAAAAACTGCTCTAACCTAGAACAAGGTTGTCCACCGCGCTGAAAATAATCGCTAGACATGACTTGCCAAAAATTAATTACTTCCTGCTTGACAGCATCTTGTAGCGAGGCGAAATAATCGCAGAAGTTATCGCCGTAACTCCAATGTCCCTGCAATCCCAACAGGTGTAATAAATCGAAGATTTCTATGGCATCGATTTGCATCGGAGTTGCTGAGAGGAGAATCAGAGATTTAGTTTTCTCCTTTAGCTGTGCCATTAACTCTAACAAGCGATTGGGCGTTTCCTTGCGGTCTTGGGGACTTTTGCGGCGTGCGTGGTGTGCTTCGTCTAAGATTACTAAATCCCAAGGTTCTGCTGATAATATCTGGTGTATTCTCTCAGTTCTCCGCACCAAATGAGAAGAAGCCAGGATTAAATCTTGGGTATTCCAGGGATTAGCGGCTGCGGGGATAGTCCGCTTGTAGGGGTCTTTAAATTCCGTAGATGTGTAACTCCAAAAATGCAGATTGAATTTTTCCCGTAGTTCTTCTTGCCATTGGGGTTGAACACTAGCAGGTGCTAAAATCAGTACCCGCTTAACTTTTTTGGATAACAGCAGATAGCGTAAAATTAAACCAGTTTCAATAGTCTTACCTAAACCAACTTCGTCAGCGATGAGAAAACTTTGGGGAAAATTTTGAGCAACGCGGCGCAGGATTTTAATTTGGTGTGGCCAGGGGTGAATGGGAATTGATTTTAAACAAAAGTCCAAGCAGCCGGGATGTTTATGAATATTGGCAAGTTGAGTAAATGCCAGCCGTTCTTGTTCCCTTACTTCTGTAGAAATAGCTGAATAGTCTGGTTTTAGTTCCGGTTCTGGTTGTGCTTTTGGTTCAGTTAATTCTATTTTTGTTAGAGGTCTAGAATCAAATTCAGCTTGGGCATTCCAATCAGGTTTAGTAGATTTTGCGTAACGCAACAGCTTTTTCTGTACCGCCTCTGGAACATCAAAAACTCGCACGTTAGGTGATACGTCATACCAAAGTTGCTCAAATCTCGCTACTTCTTCTTCAACTCTATCTAGTTCCCTTCCTCCCTCCCAAGAACAATAAACGTGAAATGACTCTATGTTCCTCTCCCAGCCACCGATAGATTCGTTATTGGAACCGTTAAATGCTAATTTATCACCCTTGCTATCAGTAAAAATGCCAACTTTTTCGTGAAATATATGCTGTGGGTCTAGTTGCTGTGTACTCTCTTCTGGCAGTCCATTTTCTTTTAGAGGAATAGCAATTTTAATATCGAGATATTGATTTTGAATTAACCAGCTAAGAATTTCAAAATGTTTGAGTTGGACAAAGTTATCTGGGGGTGTTAAGTCTGCGTCTAGACGAGATAGCAATGCGTCTCGCAGTTCGTATCCCTGTTGAATTGCTTGTAAATCCTGGGGGCTAAACTGACAACCCATGATTAATCGCATTCGCCCTTTGTTGTGCAGCATTGCACCTAAACCCCGTGCAACTTTACTTAAAATAGCGCTGCTGAAAAAACCTGCTTTGCGGTCATATTGGATGGTACATTCTAAAGCAGGAATGTAGAAATCAGTGATGGTGTTGTGGGTGTTGCTGGTGTAACTAATTTTCCAGGGATATTCACGTAAAATTTTCGGCATATCATGCGGTTGTTTATATCCTTTGAAAATTAATACTAACGAGGTCTATTCTCTCGCCCATGATAGACGCGTAAAATAACAACGTCATCCTCAAGAATAACGTAGTGAATTATAAAACCGTATTTACCAAAAGAAACTAAAAGTTTTCGTAATCCTGCTATTTCATCTACAATTGCGCCTCGACGAGGATTCTGCTCTAAACTTTCGCCTGAAGAGACAATTGCTTGTACTGCGCGGGAAGCTGCATCAGCATTATTAAGTTTGATAAAATCATAATGACGATTTAAGTCATCAATTGCACTTTGCGTCCAAACTATCTGGGACATGGGCGTTCAGCATCAGTTCCTAAACTATCAGCCCATTCGCGCACACGGTCATGCGCCACTCCTGAACCTGTGCGACGGTAAGCTTCGAGAGCAGATTGACTCTGCTGAACCATTTGGGCTTCAGTAAGAGGTTGAAAATTTAATGTTGTGTCTATTTCACCGTACTCAAATGATTCTTCTGTAGTTTGAGGAGGTTGATTTGTCAGTAACTGCTCAAAATCTTCTAAATCCCCGGATGAACTAGTCAGCCATGTTAACAGGAGAGTTTTAACTTGTTCTGGGGGTAATGTTTCAATATGCTCTAAAATTTGCTGCCTAATATTGCTTGCTGTCATAAGCTTTTAATTTGTGTAGTAGCTCAATGTAAATACAACTTTTTTCACCAATATATATAATCTTAACAACCGTCAACTGTCAACCGTCAACTGTCAACAAAATTAAAGTGTATTTGGGTCAATTCCTTGCTGTTGTAATCTGGCTAATAAATTTTGCAATTGTTCTTCTGGGGTTTGGTATCTGTTACCATTTTCGTCATACCAAAACAGCCATTCTCTTGTTCTTCCTTGATAAGTACCCTGTTCCCGTCCAATACCTAAACCAATTTCGGGCATCCAAATTTTATCGCCTGGTTGTAAAATGTATTCACCATTAATTAAGCGATAAACTTCTAAACGTTGACGCTTACGACGTAGCCGTGTTGGTGCATAAATGACATAATACAAAATGCCTAATTCTGCATAATCAATTTTTTTCTGTTCATATTCGCCATTGTAAGTTTGAGAAACAACTTCTAAAGCTAAAATTGGTGGAATACCCTCTTCTTCCCACAAAACATAACTAGAACGTCCATTTTCACCAACAAAACGTTCAACACCCAAACTCAAGAAACCATCAGGAACTATGGCTCCTTTATTGGGTGTATAGTAAACTCCCATGTTAATGCCGAAAAACCAGTCATCGCGGTTTTGCCAAATAGCGGCTAAGATGGCTAACAATAAGTTGGGAATTAATATTTGTAGTTCGTTATCCACAGGGGTATCATCTGAATCTGGTAATTCTGCCGATGAAGGTAGGCACTCTAAAGGATTGTAGTTATACATAACTTTTAAGCGAAGACAGAATACTGTCACTACAGGCTAACGCCTACATCAAATTTTATCAAATAAATACTACTAAATACTACAATGCTTTAAGAAGCAAAATTAGGTGTCATTATTATGCAATCTATTTTCTGGAGTGTAGAAGAAGTAGCCTTAAGAGCTAAACAGTTTTACGAAAACGGTATTCGTCAA is from Nostoc cf. commune SO-36 and encodes:
- a CDS encoding bifunctional 3'-5' exonuclease/DNA polymerase, whose protein sequence is MATNLINTNNISVSTPQYTLVSNVSTLNSALQPLFQAEVLAIDCETTGLDPLTDSIRLIQIAAPNHPVVLIDLPAIPKSDRQLLKKLLCNSAVKIAHNAKFDWQFLTLAGLKPSGQFFDTQLAYKVLTAGLKTSSSLQNIAKKLLHLQLDKTQQISDWCKPLTKVQLQYAAVDAAILLDIYPILLKKLKQAKLLKIAQLEFQCMPVVAQMELNGMLFDLSRWQILGAKLEAEKTDALSQLKQLRVASSQMSLLPELTDTVNPNSPQQVLAALQAIGIQINSTNQSKLVSLAAQYPIIQALLDYRRLSKIIGTFTDKLPQHIHPKTGRIHPNYYQLGAKSGRFSCRKPPLQNIPRDEAARSCFIAAPGYKIIKADYSQIELRIMARLSGDTKMCQVYRQGADLHRLTASLVTGKYINEVTEEDRRLAKAINFGLIFGMGAAKLQIYAQVKYGVGMTLEQAKAFSKRFFEAYPGIARWHENIKRKYIQGIKESRTLANRRRRWVNKPRLSELFNHPVQGLNADINKLAMVKLSIPLAKFRTKLICVRHDEIVLECPETEVDQVSHILHNCMVAAAQKFLSPIPVVIDIKTSNSW
- a CDS encoding DEAD/DEAH box helicase, producing MPKILREYPWKISYTSNTHNTITDFYIPALECTIQYDRKAGFFSSAILSKVARGLGAMLHNKGRMRLIMGCQFSPQDLQAIQQGYELRDALLSRLDADLTPPDNFVQLKHFEILSWLIQNQYLDIKIAIPLKENGLPEESTQQLDPQHIFHEKVGIFTDSKGDKLAFNGSNNESIGGWERNIESFHVYCSWEGGRELDRVEEEVARFEQLWYDVSPNVRVFDVPEAVQKKLLRYAKSTKPDWNAQAEFDSRPLTKIELTEPKAQPEPELKPDYSAISTEVREQERLAFTQLANIHKHPGCLDFCLKSIPIHPWPHQIKILRRVAQNFPQSFLIADEVGLGKTIETGLILRYLLLSKKVKRVLILAPASVQPQWQEELREKFNLHFWSYTSTEFKDPYKRTIPAAANPWNTQDLILASSHLVRRTERIHQILSAEPWDLVILDEAHHARRKSPQDRKETPNRLLELMAQLKEKTKSLILLSATPMQIDAIEIFDLLHLLGLQGHWSYGDNFCDYFASLQDAVKQEVINFWQVMSSDYFQRGGQPCSRLEQFLTKSDRILAYKMQDTWQRGKKISNHKQLLADEDFIDTSRQYLTVNTPLKDLMFRHTRDTLRQYYKRGLLEKDIPTRVVQDNAIVLESQREIPLYRAVSNYVRHFYRLAQKDKRSCLGFLMTLYRKRLTSSFYAIKSSLQRRLDYLLTQHVSVLSEDDLADVDDADDTVIAGLESFFEPIDPQEIQYLEELLHQFENTGEDTKLSRFIQILRQELTQRESAIVFTQYTDTMDYLRDTLKELYGSQVACYSGRGGELYQNGEWCLVPKEEIKRRFRQDEIKILLCTESASEGLNLQNCGVLINYDMPWNPMRVEQRIGRIDRIGQRYSTVRIHNFYYDGTVEAKVYKKLRDRINAFATVVGNLQPILAQVPTFIERAVMSADPEEEDVLMSQFDSVLDSPPPRLAIEEMVAIDLEADLAEIQKPIPSTPFTPETIEQLFTNSAILTTSGVQFERRSEGTWQLNYKGQNYTVTFYPNIFDEMPSLRLMNFGDPLFEKLLQTINF
- a CDS encoding type II toxin-antitoxin system RelE/ParE family toxin, which codes for MSQIVWTQSAIDDLNRHYDFIKLNNADAASRAVQAIVSSGESLEQNPRRGAIVDEIAGLRKLLVSFGKYGFIIHYVILEDDVVILRVYHGRENRPR
- a CDS encoding Uma2 family endonuclease — its product is MYNYNPLECLPSSAELPDSDDTPVDNELQILIPNLLLAILAAIWQNRDDWFFGINMGVYYTPNKGAIVPDGFLSLGVERFVGENGRSSYVLWEEEGIPPILALEVVSQTYNGEYEQKKIDYAELGILYYVIYAPTRLRRKRQRLEVYRLINGEYILQPGDKIWMPEIGLGIGREQGTYQGRTREWLFWYDENGNRYQTPEEQLQNLLARLQQQGIDPNTL